CAATCCCACGTAGCCATCATTCTGTCAATGTCGGGGGCAATATGACAGCCGCCAGCGAAAACGCGAAGATGGTTGAAAATTAGCCTAGCCTGTGACAAAAGGCGTGTCGAATGTGACGGGACGCGACGATCCGCTTCTGCAGAATGTGATAAGAAGTAGGAAAAACAAAGACTTAATCACATTTTGGAGCGCAATTTGGGAGGATTTGAGCCGTATTTCCGGTCAAATCGCCAGGTTCCGTACCAAAAGCCATTCCCGGCAAGAATATACCGGCAGGCAGTAAACGGCAGGAGCCGTTTGGCAGCCTCATTGGTGAAAACAAAGGTTCTACTATGCAGGTCACCGAAACCCTCAATTCCGGTCTCAAGCGCGAGATCAAGATCACCGTGCCGGCCGGTGACATGGAGGCCAAGCTGATGGCGCGGCTTTCCGACGCCAGGAACAAGGTCCGCATCAACGGCTTCCGCCCCGGCAAGGTGCCGGTGCAGCACCTGCGCAAGGTCTACGGCAAGTCGTTCATGGCCGAAGTCGTCAACGAGATCCTCAATGATTCGACCCGTTCGATCATTTCGGGTCGCGGCGAAAAAGCCGCCATGCAGCCCGAAGTCATCATGACCGAGGACGAGAAGGAAGCCGAGAAGATCTTGGCTGGCGGCGTCGATTTCGAATTCCGCCTGAACTACGAGATCATCCCGGCCATCGAGATCAAAGATTTCTCCGACATCAAGGTGACCCGTCAGGTGTTCGACGTGCCGGATACCGAGATCGACGAGCAGGTTCAGCGCGTCGCCGAATCGGCACGCAGCTATGAGCCGAAGACCGGCAAGGCCGCCGAAGGCGACCGCGTCACGATCGACTATGTCGGCAAGATCGACGGTGAAGCCTTCAATGGCGGCGCTGGCACGGACCAGCCGCTTGTCCTGGGCTCCAAGGAGTTCATCCCTGGCTTCGAGGATCAGCTCGTCGGCGCCAAGGCCGGCGACGAGAAGCAGGTCACCGTGACCTTCCCAGAAAATTACCAGGCGGCGCATCTCGCCGGCAAGGAAGCCACCTTCGACGTCACCGTCAAGGAAGTCTCCCAGCCCGGCGCGCTCGAAATCAACGACGAGACCGCGAAGAATCTCGGCCTGGAGTCGCTGGAACGCCTGCGCGACGTGGTGCGTGGCCAGATCGAGAACCAGTTCGGCGCCATGACGCGCCAGAAGGTCAAGCGTCAGTTGCTCGACCAGCTCGATGCGTCCTACTCGTTCGAAGCGCCGTCGAAGCTCGTTGAAGCCGAGTTCAACAACATCTGGGCCCAGGTCAATCGCGATCTGGAAGCAGCCGGCCGGACCTTCGCCGACGAAGAGACGACGGAAGAAGAGGCTCGCGCCGAGTATCTGCGCCTCGCCGAACGCCGCGTGCGCCTCGGCCTGGTTCTGGCCGAAATCGGCGAGAAGGCCGGCGTTACCGTCTCCGATGAAGAGCTGCAGCGTGGCCTTTTCGAGCAGGTGCGCCGCTATCCGGCCAACCAGCAGCAGGAAGTCTTCGAGTTCTATCGCAGCAACCCCGAAGCGCTGAACACGCTGCGCGCGCCGATGTTCGAGGAGAAGGTTGTCGACCATCTGCTCGGCCAGATCTCCGTCACCGACGTCAAGGTCAGCAAGGAAGAGCTGATGGCTGACGACGAGGAGGCCGAAACCACCGCCAAGGCGAAGCCGGCCAAGAAGGCTGCGTCGAAAAAGGCAGAGGCAAAGGCTAGCGACGACAAGGCTAGCGACGACAAGGCAAGCGACGACAAGGCTGGCGACGGCGCGGAAGAGCCCAAGAAGAAGGCCGCGCCGAAGAAAAAAGCCGCCAAGGACGCCGAATAAGAACGATTTTCCAATGAATTGAGGAAGGCCGCCCTTGAGGCGGCCTTTTTCGTTGCGAAACTGCAACAGCTGACTCGCTTACGGACGGCTGCAATGGCGATACGAAGCTTTGATCATTATCTTCGATGAATGCGGAGTGCGGGGTTGGAGGGATCGTTGAGGCTGTTCTTCGACATGGGGTTCACTGTTGCGGCGGCGCTTCTTCTTGCTGGCGCATGCGGCGTTGCGCATGCCGACGCTGCTGCTGTTGGCGACTGGCGTTTCGCCAAGGACGGCGATGGTCTGGTCACGGCATCGCTTTATGCCACGAACAAGCTGATCACCGGCGGCGGCGCCTTGAGCTACAGCCCCGTGCTGACCATTGCTTGCCGTTCTGACGGCGAGCCGCGCTGGACCGAATGGCTGCAACTGAACGAAGCCGTCTCCGCCAGCCGCAAGATCACC
The nucleotide sequence above comes from Mesorhizobium shangrilense. Encoded proteins:
- the tig gene encoding trigger factor, which produces MQVTETLNSGLKREIKITVPAGDMEAKLMARLSDARNKVRINGFRPGKVPVQHLRKVYGKSFMAEVVNEILNDSTRSIISGRGEKAAMQPEVIMTEDEKEAEKILAGGVDFEFRLNYEIIPAIEIKDFSDIKVTRQVFDVPDTEIDEQVQRVAESARSYEPKTGKAAEGDRVTIDYVGKIDGEAFNGGAGTDQPLVLGSKEFIPGFEDQLVGAKAGDEKQVTVTFPENYQAAHLAGKEATFDVTVKEVSQPGALEINDETAKNLGLESLERLRDVVRGQIENQFGAMTRQKVKRQLLDQLDASYSFEAPSKLVEAEFNNIWAQVNRDLEAAGRTFADEETTEEEARAEYLRLAERRVRLGLVLAEIGEKAGVTVSDEELQRGLFEQVRRYPANQQQEVFEFYRSNPEALNTLRAPMFEEKVVDHLLGQISVTDVKVSKEELMADDEEAETTAKAKPAKKAASKKAEAKASDDKASDDKASDDKAGDGAEEPKKKAAPKKKAAKDAE